Below is a window of Leishmania donovani BPK282A1 complete genome, chromosome 21 DNA.
CTCTCTGTGCGTGGATGTGTCGTCTGTGtatgcgtctctctctgtctgtgtatgtatgtgtgtgcgcgcctctctctcgcacgcaGCCATTGAATCGGCCATGGTATTCGTTGACTGGAAGAATAGCGGAAACAAGCGAAAAACCGAAAAGGACACACCCGAGGAGCAAATCTGCCGTCAGGACCGGGCCAGCGCGCACCGTGAAAACCACGCACTATTTACTTGCAGCTGAcagcaggagagaggagacggGCAAAGATACGTCCATCTGCACTGAATGCGCTGCACGTGcgttgttttgtttttcctctcgtggaggaggtgagggtTGGGGTGTCTGAACGCACCCGGCGCAAGCTGTGGCGGGCAATGTAGGACTCATCTCATCACCAGAGTCCATGCGCCATCCTTCACGCAGCCTGCATTGTTGCCTTATGCGGGGACTTGTCCGACATGGCCTTAGTGCGTGGTGCGGTGAGCAGATGTCGTGGCGCTGCCTGGGGGCCTCCATTCGTCAAGCAATGCGttttctcctctccgtctctcgcaTTTCTGCTCTTTTCGGTGCGGCCACGCTATCCCCCTTTCTATCTCTTCTTTTCACTGCGGTTTAATGGCGCGCGCCATTTCCCTTTCTCCAGTCGCTCTTTCTTTAATACCACCGCACACCAGcactcctctccttcttcttcgctCTACTCCAACAAAGAAAGCGGgagcgcctctctctctgtcgtgctgctcttgctTTGCACATAAACCTGCGTTCCTCTTGAGTGTGTCTTtctcctgctctctctcagtgtgctgcctctctcccgctcctgtctccctccctgcccTCCACACTACCCTACGGCAGTGACACCGACGCTTCGCCCGCTACTTCAACTCAACCTTCTaacaaaaaacaacaacagcatgGCGGCAGAAGTCCCGGCGCAGCCTCAGGCAGCTCTGGAAgctccgctgccggagcCAGAGCAGCCGTCTTCGTCGGAACTGGACGCTGATACAACGGTTCAGTCCGCCATCCGCTTCTTGCAAGATTCACGCGTGCGGCGCTCGCCGGTCGAGTCGCAGATCCGTTTCCTCAAGGGTAAAGGCGTGCCAGATGAACAGATAAAGTACGCCCTCGCCAAGGTAGGAAGGACAGTCACAGCGGAGAAGATTGCCTCTGTTCGTGCCCCGCCCGCCAACGCAGCACCAACCGGtgccacggcgacggcgtgtaCCACCCCTCTTTCTGCACAGCTCAAGACGGCGCGGCAAAACGCGCCAGTGACCATGACGCCAGGTCCGCAGTACACACAAACGCTGTTTCCTCACTcgcccccaccaccgcagGTGGAGCGGCAGACGAAGACAGTGGACTGGCGTGACGTCGTGattggcgccggcgccgccatgctTTCCGGGTTTTCTGCGTACAAACTCTTCAACCGGTACTCCCCTTACGAATTTCGTCGCAAGACGGATAAGAAGTCGCGGCTGTATCGCGGGTCCTCCTCACGGCCCCGCTCCGCCAACATCGCGTCTTCGGGGAGCGAAACAGATGCGTCATCAACGCCGCAGCGTGGCTGtgtgcctccgctgccgccaccaccaccgatggctgccgctgctgagccaAGTGTGTCGGCTGCCTCACCAGCCGCCCTCACTGAGGAGGTGAAGAGGCTGCAGACGGAGCTGGACGAGGccaaggaggcgctggctAATGAGCGGAAAAAATGCGCCGACCTCGCCGTGAGCGCGGCGAAGATCCGCGCGgacaagcagcagctgagTAGGGCCAACGATCGCCTCACACAGCAGATTGACGGTCTCAAGAAGGATATAGAAAGgctggagagggagaagagctctgccgtcggcgaggcgacgcagacgaCAGCGGAAggggcagtggcggcggcccctGGGCCTCCCTCGACGTACTTCCCATCGGTGACGACGGAGGGCGAGCAGGCGCGAAATTCACCAGAGGTGACATCGGTGACGAGCGCATCCGCGCCGAATTCTGACGTGGTGCCCGTTCTACCCGTCGTGCCATCACCCGAGGCGCCAGCGACCGCTACTGCCGCTCCTGCCATGCCGGACCCCATCACAGAGGCTGTCCAGGTTGCAcccgcatccgccgccgctgttgcgccGGCTCCTGAGTTACCCCCGGTTGTCGTTGCGGCGTCCACCCCGTACGCGGATGCCGCAGCTCCTGTCGCTACTGTCACGGAGGTGGCTGCGCCCCTGCTTCccatcggcggcgcagagccgcCGAAGGCAGGTGACGGCACTCCGATGTCGATTGGCTAAGCCGGTTGTAGGTCTGTCGTGTCCACGATCGCAGAGCATCTTGTCTCTGCTTTCCACCGGTTCGCCTGCAAGAGGTGCGtatgagtgcgtgtgtgtgtttgtgtgcacgcCATTGTGTCTTGGCGTCAAAGGAACGTGCTGCCACGGCAGATGGACGCGGGAGCGTGAGAGACGCGCGGGTAAGGTGGAAAGGTCGATTGCCACTGCCACCAGAAGACACTCAACCACACACGTGCCATTCTACTCTCAGGACAAAGGTCTCTGTCCCTCTCTGTAACTCGGCAACTATAGCAGTATGATCAAGGGCATCCTGACGAACACAGCGACTGCATCCACGCGGTGGGCACAGAGCTTGGCTCACGGCTCTTTGTGGATGCCTATATGTACGCGAACATTTCCACAGTGACGTGAACGTCCCAGTGACCATCACCGAAGTCTCGCTTCCACTAATCGATTCAACGTGCTGCACTGGTTCGCTTACGAAAGCGCAAAGAACGGCCGTGCGAGGATTTGCTTGCCAGAACGACAGAGAACACGCTGCACCTCACCCGACTTGTTTCAGCGATCCTCAGAAgcctcgctctctgtctccATGTTCATCCTTCTAACCTCCGCTGCCCTTGTTTGGTGAACTCGGAGAGGTGACTTCTCACCTCCACATACACGAAGGCGTGCCAACGTCGAGGTTTCTCTTCACACCGTCACTCATATCCTCTGTGATGGACTCACCCCGCAAGGAGGAGTTTGTGCTATCCTCCGGAGAGGGACCGTTTGCCGTCACCATCAAACGTTTTGCTACGGCagactcctcctcctcctcctccggcgatggcgcggaAGCGCCTCATCCAACCAGCCGCCCTCGATTCGGCAGCGGGAGCAACATCGACTCCTCCGGTCTTCCAGATGATAGTGGCGACTCGCACAATCTGTCATCTTACATGGGGTTGCCATCAAACCTTGCTCCCGCGAATGCTGAATACGCGCCACGGGTCGAAAGCGGCGCACCTCTTGTTGGGGATGTGCTAAACGGGACCGCTACAGATGTGGTCGCTAAACAGCGAGGACTGCAACTGCAACGCTTCTCCACAGTGGACAGCAGTGCAAGAGATGAGCGTTCGATGCCTCATGAGTCGTCTCgctcgtcgtcctccgcTGATTTGGCACCTTTCCGTcaacgcggcggtggcgcgacggcggccgccggcgcccaACATCGACTTTCCCAAGAGCCACTTGTTCACGCACCTGCCGCATCCCTAGCGAGGGAAACGCCTCCTCGAGGCCGCTCTGCCGCTGGCGaagacgctgcggcgccttcTCCAAAAGAGATGGACGACGCGACGGTGGCAGGAGACTCTTCGAGGCGGCGATTGCCTCAGTCTCGCAGTCATGTTGCACCGGTCACACAGCCGTGTGCCGGCAGTCCTGCTTCTTCTGCTGTCGTGGCTACTGTGCCCGAGTCGAAACCCGCCCCTGTGGCGGCACAGTCATTGACGCTCCCTGAGGCATGCAAACGCTTCGGCCACGGGCACGATGGTGCCGCAGCATGTGGAGCTTTTACTCGAGCGCCAAAGAAGTCGAGaccagcaccggcagcggcggaggttcagcagccgcagtcgcagcggcagtcggGGGATGCTGAGCCGAGGAGCCCATCGTCGGGCGGGGCCCACACAAGGGTGCCTCAGTGGACGTGCCATATGAAAAAGAAGGATGGCCAGTACGTCACTTGCGTCCGCGTGACAAACCCTACGGCTCTCTATGACAGAGGCATCAACGGGCTTCGAAGAGCGTCGGCCAAGCGGGAGGCGATGCGTGCGAAGTTGGAGGAGGCCGCCCTGGCCGAGGCGACGTTTCGCCCCACTATCTCTCCTCGCGTCCGCGCGCtcaagcgcagcggcgacagcgccggcgctgcccaCGATTCCTCTGCGCAGCTACGGTaccgcctccagcttctAGAGCTGCCGGATGAGCCGGCAcatgcggcgcaccgccacaccCCTCGACTTTCACACACGTCGGAGATGATCGTCCGAGCGTGCCGCGggcgccgcggtgccgaGCCACCCCCGGAAGAGCGGCTGTACCGAGACTACTTCTACCGGCAGCAGGCTATCGAAGAGGCGCGGCTGGTGACGGCGtcaccggcggtggtgcggagCAAGCGCCACATCGATGCGCACATCGCAGAGCTCTATTCgttcgagcagcagcggcaacgcgccatcgcggcggcTCGCGACGCACTCCTGTCAGCTTCTTCGGAggcgcaccgtcgcctctGCGTGGACCCTCGAGCGCTGGTGGAGCGCCTGACAAAGCCGCGCTctccgtcgcagcagcgcagcgccgctgctcagctgGAGAAAGACCCGTGCCCCTTCCACCCGCAGACAAGCGCAAGCTCCGCGGAGCTGGCTCATCAAGCCCGCCTGCGTGGTCTACACCGGTGGGTGCGCTACTTCTGCGACGCCGACATTCTTTCGATGGCCGTGCTGTCTACGTTTCAGGGTCAAGCCGCCCaagaggcggcgacgctgtccGCCGTGCTACGGCGACACAGCCCCACCAAAACTGAGTGGAGCGTCGAAGAACTCGCTGACGCCTTTGTCAATGATGCGGGGGACAATTCCTTTATCGCGGAGCtgtggcgtcgtcgtccccCTATCGGTGAGGCGTCCGCCGCACTGGGCGAGCTGACACACCGTCCTTGCCTCAACCCCAAGAGTGCCATGATCGTGGACAAGATGAATGCAGAGCACCGGGGCGGACCGACACACGACCGCCTGTTTCTCAACGCGAGGGCGAAGCAGCTGTCCCAGaggcagcaggagctggaggaggagcaggccTCTCTCGAGGACAAGCAGCGCGaacagaagcggcggcagcgcctgcaaGCCGCCTGGCGGGCACAGGAGGCTCAACGGCTTGAGGCGTATCGGGCGGAAAAAGCGGAGGAGCGCCGCAAAAGCGCAGCCGCGGAAGCAtccgcagcagaggagcggCTACATCCTTGCACCACTTCTTGCTCTCGCCAACTTTTTATGCCCTCATCGTCTCCTCAGcttcgcagcggcgggcgtgCCAGCGTGCCGccgtctgcgtcgccgagGCAGTCTAGTGCTGCCGCAACGGATGCTGTTATTCTCAAACCACGCTCTTACACCCCGTCGATGCCAACAGCTTCATCCACTCGGCCGCCAGAGGTCTCGCGCGTCAGGGGAAGCAACACCGACAACACTACGACAGCCAGAAACAAAGGTAGCGGTGGCAACGGCAGGGGCTCTGGCTGCCCCTCTCCTGCTTTCCATCCGACGACAACTTCAGCGCAGGCTGCTCCAGCGGCACAGTGCTTGACGAGCAGTATTCCCCGAAACGTCGAGGACTGGCCGGTGGCTAACAAGCAGGAACTAGACAGAGCTGCCGAGGCTCTTCGCGATCTTCTCGTGGACCCGGCACGCTCCTGCAGGGCATCTCCGCAGGGATCCGCTGCCTCATCACAGCGCTCCCTTTCGGCTGCTACATGCTTCACCCCCTGCGACGTGAATCGCCCACTCGACAGTCAGTGCAAGTTGCACGCACCCTCCCTCGATGTCTTGCTCGTGTGCGCTCAGCTGCGAGATTCCCGAGCGTTCCCTGCCGGCGAGCGGGAGAGACTGGACAGGGCCCAAAAGCGGCAACTGCGCGAGCTCGGGCGCCTCCTCTACAGCCGCTACATGTCGAGAGTACACGGCAAAATTAGCACGTGAGAGAAAGTGGGAGCGGTAGATATTAGAAGGCGCATTAttgggaggaagggaggtaGGGGGGCAGCAAGGGTAGTCACTGCAACGCACGTacacctgcacacgcgccaACCCCCCTTCTTCGTTATACAGACACGTGACACATGGCTTCTCCATGCGCCGTGATtgcctcctttttttttgctttaCTTTTCAGTCTGCATGCATAGACCGGCGACATCATCAGATCGCCTGCAGCTCTCTGTGTCACGCTGCAAGGAACAAGACTATATGGAAGTGTTGCTgttggagaggagagagacggtaCAGCGTTGAATGCGCAGCACTGGCAGCAACACTTggttccccccccccacgcccGCACTCGTACACGTACAAGACGCATCTATTGTGTAAGCTCCTTTTGTAGATCTCacgctctcccttctctACCCTCGCCCCGCATCTCTACGAACTTGGCACCGCAGATCTTTT
It encodes the following:
- a CDS encoding peroxin 14, putative, with the translated sequence MAAEVPAQPQAALEAPLPEPEQPSSSELDADTTVQSAIRFLQDSRVRRSPVESQIRFLKGKGVPDEQIKYALAKVGRTVTAEKIASVRAPPANAAPTGATATACTTPLSAQLKTARQNAPVTMTPGPQYTQTLFPHSPPPPQVERQTKTVDWRDVVIGAGAAMLSGFSAYKLFNRYSPYEFRRKTDKKSRLYRGSSSRPRSANIASSGSETDASSTPQRGCVPPLPPPPPMAAAAEPSVSAASPAALTEEVKRLQTELDEAKEALANERKKCADLAVSAAKIRADKQQLSRANDRLTQQIDGLKKDIERLEREKSSAVGEATQTTAEGAVAAAPGPPSTYFPSVTTEGEQARNSPEVTSVTSASAPNSDVVPVLPVVPSPEAPATATAAPAMPDPITEAVQVAPASAAAVAPAPELPPVVVAASTPYADAAAPVATVTEVAAPLLPIGGAEPPKAGDGTPMSIG